In the Gorilla gorilla gorilla isolate KB3781 chromosome 10, NHGRI_mGorGor1-v2.1_pri, whole genome shotgun sequence genome, one interval contains:
- the RASSF8 gene encoding ras association domain-containing protein 8, giving the protein MELKVWVDGVQRIVCGVTEVTTCQEVVIALAQAIGRTGRYTLIEKWRDTERHLAPHENPIISLNKWGQYASDVQLILRRTGPSLSERPTSDSVARIPERTLYRQSLPPLAKLRPQIDKSIKRREPKRKSLTFTGGAKGLMDIFGKGKETEFKQKVLNNCKTTADELKKLIRLQTEKLQSIEKQLESNEIEIRFWEQKYNSNLEEEIVRLEQKIKRNDVEIEEEEFWENELQIEQENEKQLKDQLQEIRQKITECENKLKDYLAQIRTMESGLEAEKLQREVQEAQVNEEEVKGKISKVKGEIDIQGQQSLRLENGIKAVERSLGQATKRLQDKEQELEQLTKELRQVNLQQFIQQTGTKVTVLPAEPIEIEASHADIEREAPFQSGSLKRPGSSRQLPSNLRILQNPISSGFNPEGIYV; this is encoded by the exons GTCGAACTGGAAGGTACACCCTTATAGAGAAATGGAGAGATACTGAAAGACACTTAGCACCTCATGAAAATCCTATCATATCCTTAAACAAATGGGGGCAGTATGCTAGTGATGTGCAGCTCATTCTACGACGAACTGGGCCGTCTCTCAGTGAGCGACCCACTTCAGACAGTGTGGCTCGAATTCCTGAAAGAACTTTATACAGGCAGAGTCTGCCCCCCTTAGCTAAACTGAGGCCTCAGATTGACAAATCAATCAAAAGGAGGGAACCGAAAAGGAAATCACTGACATTTACAGGAGGTGCCAAAGGATTAATGGACATTTTTGGAAAAGGTAAAGAAACTGAGTTTAAGCAAAAGGTGCTGAATAACTGCAAAACAACAGCAGATGAGTTGAAGAAGCTGATCCGTCTGCAGACAGAGAAGCTTCAATCCATTGAGAAACAGCTGGAAtctaatgaaatagaaataagatTTTGGGAGCAAAAGTATAATTCCAACCTTGAAGAGGAAATTGTCCGTCTAGAGCAAAAGATCAAAAGAAACGATGTAGAAATTGAGGAGGAAGAATTCTGGGAAAATGAATTACAGATTGaacaggaaaatgaaaaacagctgAAGGATCAACTTCaagaaataagacagaaaataacagaatGTGAAAACAAATTAAAGGACTATTTGGCACAGATCCGGACTATGGAAAGTGGTCTTGAAGCAGAAAAATTGCAACGGGAAGTTCAAGAGGCACAGGTCAATGAGGAAGAGGTTAAAGGAAAGATCAGTAAGGTCAAAGGGGAGATTGACATTCAAGGCCAGCAGAGTCTGAGGTTGGAAAATGGCATCAAAGCTGTGGAAAGATCTCTTGGACAAGCCACCAAACGCTTACAG GACAAAGAACAGGAACTGGAGCAGTTGACTAAGGAGTTACGGCAAGTCAATCTCCAGCAGTTCATCCAGCAGACAGGGACAAAAGTTACCGTTTTGCCAGCGGAGCCCATTGAAATAGAGGCCTCACATGCAGACATTGAAAGGG AGGCACCATTCCAGTCTGGGTCCCTGAAGCGACCTGGTTCATCTCGGCAGCTCCCCAGTAATCTCCGCATTCTGCAGAATCCTATCTCATCTGGTTTTAATCCTGAAGGCATATATGTATGA